One genomic window of Branchiostoma floridae strain S238N-H82 chromosome 4, Bfl_VNyyK, whole genome shotgun sequence includes the following:
- the LOC118413490 gene encoding uncharacterized protein LOC118413490: MANCDDSDESNRYENEVLKVIREDNLLFTGREWTPLSALLRIQIERIRRRDFVVNYEDPENKSEQFVAPVTATKEETQSSGQATLIDEILLGLKRQLTGLIMEFEEVVGKFRDRQRALNAQMRQERETRRVKEDELAAQLSDLDQNIVVLKDALLPTLSQGDASTMSHLQDQVTQAQRSARRLVSTAEQAAEAGLELSEGATLREGIVVLHNSVQKLGQALSEFG; this comes from the exons ATGGCGAATTGCGACGACTCTGACGAGTCGAATCGGTACGAGAACGAGGTCTTGAAAGTTATTCGCGAGGACAATCTGCTTTTTACCGGCCGAGAGTGGACGCCGCTTTCTGCACTCCTGAGAATTCAGATTGAAAGGATTCGGAGACGGGACTTTGTTGTAAACTACGAGGATCCAGAGAACAAGTCCGAACAATTTGTGGCACCCGTCACTGCCACAAAGGAAGAAACACAATCTTCCGGTCAAGCAACCCTTATCGACGAGATATTGTTAGGTCTAAAACGGCAGTTAACGGGGCTGATCATGGAGTTTGAAGAGGTTGTAGGGAAGTTCCGAGACCGCCAGAGGGCACTTAATGCACAGATGAGGCAGGAGCGAGAGACGAGAAGGGTAAAAGAGGATGAACTGGCGGCGCAGCTCTCGGACCTGGACCAAAATATTGTG GTTCTGAAGGACGCCCTGCTGCCGACCCTGAGTCAGGGGGACGCCTCCACCATGTCCCACCTGCAGGACCAGGTCACGCAGGCGCAGCGGTCCGCACGGAGACTGGTCAGCACGGCGGAACAG GCTGCCGAGGCAGGCTTAGAACTCTCGGAGGGCGCCACCTTACGAGAAGGAATAGTAGTGCTTCACAACTCAGTTCAGAAGCTGGGACAGGCACTGAGCGAGTTTGGGTAG
- the LOC118413492 gene encoding uncharacterized protein LOC118413492 — protein MKCFGALRVDGEVEMQGLDVPKHDEPAYPQDGYGHGWRLGSDNSKYAGVNNDGFVTASVPTSNLAVPEKPRAPMTAVPAIYDDVPYIRQMQMSGRQPRDLRDPREMTLSRDPREMTLSRDPRDSASYYVNKPYF, from the exons ATGAAGTGTTTCGGGGCTCTGCGTGTGGACGGAGAGGTGGAGATGCAAG GGCTGGACGTCCCGAAGCACGACGAGCCGGCCTACCCACAGGACGGGTACGGCCACGGGTGGCGCCTGGGGTCCGATAACAGCAAGTACGCAGGCGTCAACAACGACGGGTTCGTCACCGCCTCTGTACCCACCAGCAACCTGGCAGTTC CCGAGAAGCCGAGAGCCCCCATGACCGCTGTCCCGGCGATCTATGACGACGTTCCGTACATCCGGCAGATGCAGATGTCTGGACGGCAACCACGTGACCTGCGCGACCCACGCGAGATGACATTATCACGTGACCCACGCGAGATGACGCTATCACGTGACCCACGTGATAGCGCCAGTTACTACGTGAACAAGCCGTACTTCTAG
- the LOC118413127 gene encoding putative ammonium transporter 1: protein MADRNLTTVEALAVLQKNSDQLFLVVTGLFVFFMQAGFGFREAGSVRSKNTTNILIRTMLNVFISGIAYWSIGYAFAYGTPSNFFLGHSNFFLSLPVVDVTHARWFFQFTLAATCVTIVSGALSERVEFAACLVYAMLISGFLYPVVSHWAWAPTGWLRTGAGDKGLVFPNFSRPLFQDFAGSGVVHMTGGAIALAGAIMVGRRIGRFEGRRAVRIPEHNVPLVSLGTFMIFLGLLAFNVGAQGTISRSGSGEAVSVITVNTIISASIGVCVCSSPGLVAMLMKRVGILGKPNWTYLSAANGALTGMVSVAAGCDMVYTWGALVIGTVAGLTYCVWSRLLQALRIDDPVDTIAVHLGGGFWGLVAAPILSRNGIIQEVSTMNLKVRFDRFLPTIKRVFTKEKKQKS, encoded by the exons ATGGCGGACCGGAATCTTACGACGGTGGAGGCGCTGGCCGTGCTGCAGAAAAACTCGGACCAACTGTTCCTGGTTGTGACGGGATTGTTCGTCTTCT TTATGCAGGCGGGGTTCGGGTTCCGAGAGGCGGGGTCCGTCCGGAGCAAGAACACCACCAACATCCTCATCAGGACCATGCTCAATGTCT TTATATCCGGCATCGCCTACTGGAGCATCGGCTACGCCTTCGCCTACGGGACCCCGAGCAACTTCTTCCTCGGGCACAGCAACTTCTTCCTCAGCCTGCCTGTAGTTGACGTGACGCACGCTAGGTGGTTCTTCCAGTTCACGCTGGCGGCCACCTGCGTCACCATCGTGTCGGGCGCGCTGTCCGAGCGGGTAGAGTTCGCTGCCTGTCTGGTGTACGCAATGCTCATCTCTG GATTCCTGTACCCGGTGGTTAGCCACTGGGCGTGGGCTCCCACCGGCTGGCTGCGGACCGGGGCGGGGGACAAAGGGCTGGTCTTCCCG AACTTCTCCAGGCCTCTCTTCCAGGACTTTGCTGGAAGCGGTGTAGTTCACATGACAGGGGGCGCTATTGCACTGGCGGGCGCCATCATGGTGGGGCGGAGGATCGGCAGGTTTGAGGGCCGGAGGGCTGTCAGGATTCCTGAGCACAACGTCCCG CTGGTGTCACTTGGAACCTTCATGATATTCCTGGGACTGCTGGCCTTTAACGTGGGCGCACAGGGCACCATATCCCGGTCCGGGTCCGGGGAGGCTGTGTCTGTTATCACAGTCAACACGATCATCTCAGCATCCATTGGAG TCTGCGTCTGTTCATCTCCAGGACTTGTCGCTATGTTGATGAAGCGTGTCGGCATCCTGGGGAAACCCAACTGGACCTACCTGTCCGCCGCTAACGGAGCTCTCACCGGCATG gtgtccgTCGCTGCGGGGTGTGACATGGTGTACACCTGGGGTGCCCTGGTGATCGGGACAGTCGCGGGACTGACGTACTGTGTGTGGAGCCGGCTGCTGCAGGCGCTCAGGATAGACGATCCCGTGGACACTATCGCAG TGCATCTCGGTGGCGGGTTCTGGGGTCTGGTGGCGGCCCCCATTCTGTCACGGAATGGTATCATCCAGGAGGTCAGCACCATGAATCTTAAGGTGAGATTTGACAGATTTCTACCGACTATCAAAAGGGTTtttacaaaggaaaaaaaacaaaaatcttAA
- the LOC118413482 gene encoding uncharacterized protein LOC118413482, which produces MLTAIKTDAREVVSQFELTGVEIRAAFHSFVSNTEGCTFFKKTCAYDIERCVFGHFTDCDASEECRRCRKTVGTCQSELNNCAHYNSDSNGYTTLDVRVHLRRLLTSSVLRVFVPSAALVVSSYLQLWMPLRISDVTGRFTLGVIPYLAMIHQTSVVMMPWISEARAVDFWFEGCLAVVTLMLAETGLVHFIYCYLLKKEEQKVLDRQQNPPIRIPRPGFSARPAGSLEEQFGHQRPETVPAVSAFDRISRPFKIPRPKLKNPGNVMWHRLPDERWIVIPRPEDRDEEEQEPAPSKGKGNKKDKKLKKANKKANKKAKKEAKAFNSQGPESIPLPKFVEEMNIRRRRQLDRNPDDGDQVHVGWELTAGGGGWRSVYGTEEEADDIARTCKPIPRAKPVIGRPRLHGDSDPTNPVVTVPVPPEFTSYAFPSIIDPKEEAEMQEKVETVTGRIDRVARVVFPVVYVTFCAAFFLYFYFN; this is translated from the exons ATGCTGACGGCGATCAAGACGGACGCGCGGGAAGTCGTGTCGCAGTTCGAGCTGACCGGAGTGGAGATCCGGGCCGCCTTCCACTCCTTCGTGTCCAACACTGAAG GTTGCACATTTTTCAAGAAGACGTGCGCGTACGATATCGAGAGGTGTGTGTTCGGACATTTCACCGACTGTGATGCCAGCGAGGAATGCCGACGGTGCCGGAAGACAGTTGGGACCTGCCAGTCGGAGTTAAACAACTGCGCTCACTATAACTCAG ATTCCAACGGCTACACGACGCTGGACGTGCGAGTCCATCTGCGCCGCCTGCTGACCAGCTCCGTGCTGCGGGTGTTCGTGCCGTCCGCCGCGCTGGTCGTGTCGTCATACCTGCAGCTGTGGATGCCGCTGCGCATCTCTGACGTCACCGGCAGGTTCACGCTGGGGGTCATCCCGTACCTGGCCATGATCCACCAGACCAGCGTCGTAATGATGCCGTGG ATATCAGAGGCAAGAGCTGTAGACTTCTGGTTCGAGGGGTGTCTGGCTGTTGTCACACTGATGCTGGCGGAGACGGGACTGGTCCATTTCATCTACTGCTACCTCCTGAAGAAG GAGGAGCAGAAGGTCCTGGACAGGCAGCAGAACCCTCCGATCAGGATCCCCCGCCCGGGGTTCTCTGCCAGACCTGCCGGCAGCCTGGAGGAGCAGTTCGGCCACCAGCGTCCCGAGACCGTGCCCGCCGTCAGCGCCTTCGACAGGATCAGCAGGCCCTTCAAGATCCCCAGGCCGAAGCTGAAGAACCCGGGGAACGTCATGTGGCACCGCCTGCCGGACGAGAGGTGGATCGTCATCCCCAGGCCTGAGGACAGGGATGAGGAGGAGCAGGAACCGGCGCCATCAAAGGGCAAGGGAAACAAGAAGGACAAGAAGCTTAAGAAAGCCAACAAGAAGGCAAACAAGAAGGCCAAGAAGGAAGCTAAGGCATTCAACTCCCAGGGTCCTGAGTCGATCCCACTGCCGAAATTTGTCGAGGAAATGAACATCAGGAGACGGCGGCAGCTCGACCGCAACCCCGACGACGGCGACCAGGTGCACGTCGGCTGGGAGCTGACGGCGGGAGGAGGAGGATGGAGGTCCGTGTACGGGACCGAGGAGGAGGCCGACGACATCGCCAGGACCTGCAAACCCATCCCCAGGGCCAAGCCGGTGATCGGCCGCCCGCGGCTTCACGGAGACAGCGATCCCACCAACCCCGTGGTCACCGTGCCGGTACCCCCGGAGTTCACTTCGTACGCCTTCCCGTCCATCATCGACCCTAAGGAAGAGGCAGAGATGCAGGAGAAGGTGGAGACTGTGACGGGAAGGATCGACAGGGTGGCCCGGGTAGTCTTTCCCGTGGTCTACGTAACCTTCTGTGCCGCcttttttctctatttctatTTCAATTAA